From the genome of Paracidovorax avenae:
CAATGCACCCGTGGAACTGCAGCGGGCCCGTGACAAGCTGGTGGCGGCCGAGAAGGCCATGACCGACAAGCAGTACGACATGGCCCGCCGCTACGCCGCCGAGGCGGAAGCGGATGCCCGCGTCGCAGAAACCAAGGCCGACGCCGCCAACAACGCCGCCACGCTGCAGCAGGTGCGCACCAGCATCCAGTCGCTCCAGTCGGAAATCACGCGGCGCGATCCCGCACCCGCGGTCGCCCCTGGCGCCGCCGCCGTGCCTGCCCCGATGCCTGCGCCCATGCCGGCGCCTGCGATCGCGCCCCGGCCGGCCGCCAACTCCACCGCCGTGCCCGGCATGCCGGTGCCCCCCGCCCCGGCTCCCGCCCGTTGAGCCCCGACCGAATGACACCCGACAGGGAGAAACACACCATGCGCAATACCCTCCGCCGCTCCACCGCCCTCGCCGCTGTGCTCGTCTCCGCAGGCCTCCTGGCTGCCTGCGCGACGCGCGCCCCGCTCGATTCGGTCGAAACCGCCCGCATCGCCGTCAACCGTGCCGCCAATGACCCGGCCGTCGTGCAGAACGCCCCGCTGGAACTGAAGGCCGCGACAGACACGCTGGCCCGTGCGGACCGCGTCTGGAGCGACAAGAACGATGCAGCCGAAGCCAACCACCTCGCCTATCTCGCCACGCAGCGCGCCGACATCGCCTCCAACGTGGCCCGCTCGCGGGTGCTGGATGCCGACATCAAGAAGGCAGGTGCCGATGCCGAGCGGCTGCGCCTGACCAGCGAAGCCGACCGGGCCCGCATGCAGGCCGAGGCGAACGCCCGCAGCGCCCAGCAGGCGCAGCTGCAGGCCGCGAGCGCCGAACAGCGCGCCGCGGACAATGCCGCCCGCGTCCGCGCGCTGGAAGCGCAACTGCGCGACATCGAGGCGCAGCAGACCGAGCGCGGCCTGCTGGTGACGCTGGGCGATGTGCTGTTCGCCTTCAACAAGGCCGAACTGTCCGCCCAGGCCGGACCGCGGCTGGACAAGCTGGCGAACTTCCTGCGCCAGTTCCCCGACCGCAAGCTCATCATCGAAGGACACACGGACAGCGTGGGCGGCGACGCTTACAACC
Proteins encoded in this window:
- a CDS encoding DUF4398 domain-containing protein, with protein sequence MQTATLLRTATAVLALGALAACSSTPPPTDQMAVTRTTVNRVAGEPQVAANAPVELQRARDKLVAAEKAMTDKQYDMARRYAAEAEADARVAETKADAANNAATLQQVRTSIQSLQSEITRRDPAPAVAPGAAAVPAPMPAPMPAPAIAPRPAANSTAVPGMPVPPAPAPAR
- a CDS encoding OmpA family protein, which codes for MRNTLRRSTALAAVLVSAGLLAACATRAPLDSVETARIAVNRAANDPAVVQNAPLELKAATDTLARADRVWSDKNDAAEANHLAYLATQRADIASNVARSRVLDADIKKAGADAERLRLTSEADRARMQAEANARSAQQAQLQAASAEQRAADNAARVRALEAQLRDIEAQQTERGLLVTLGDVLFAFNKAELSAQAGPRLDKLANFLRQFPDRKLIIEGHTDSVGGDAYNQSLSERRAQAVQSALVQRGVAPDRITARGYGKTYPVADNSSPEGRAMNRRVEIVIADDKGNLRGR